TCCTTCAGGCCCCTGGGCGGTTCTGGCTCCTTGAGGTAGGCCAGCAGCCTGCCGACCTCGCGCAGCGGCGTGCTCCAGTCGCCGTCGGCGACGTCCTCGCCCATGCCCATCGCCACCCGCTGCGGCGTGCCGAACAGGTTGGCGAGCACCGGAATCGACTGCGGCACGCCCTTCGTCACCGGCTTCTCGAACAGCAGCGCCGGGCCGCCCGCGCGCAGCACGCGGTCGGCGATCTCGGTCATCTCGAGATGGGTGTCGACCGGCACCGCGATGCGTTTCAGCTCGCCGCGGGCCTCGAGTTGGGTGATGAAGTCGCGCAGGTCGTCGTATTTCATGGATGTCTCGTGATCGGCGCAGGGCGCGAAGCGCCGTCCGGCACCCACGCCCGATGGCGATTGCGGTGGTGGGTGTTCAGCGGCAGGCGTTGATCGCGTCGCGGGTGGCGAGCGCGGCCTGGCGCGCGGCGGCGGCGAAGCCTTCGCTTTCGGCGGACATCGCGCCCGCATAGAGGATGGCGCGCGAGGAGTTGATCATCAGCCCGGTGCCGTCCGCCGTGCGGCCGGCGGCCACGGTGGCGGGAACGTCGCCGCCCTGCGCGCCGATGCCCGGCACCAGCAGCGGCATGTCGCCGGTGAGTGCGCGCACGCGCGCGATCTCGGCCGGAAAGGTCGCCCCCACCACCAGGCCGCAGTTGCCGCCGGCATTCCACTCCTCGGCCACCAGGCGCGCGACGTGCTCGTAGAGTTTCAGGCTGCCGCCGGGGGCGCCGACGTCGAGGAACTGCAGGTCCGAACCGCCCGGGTTCGAGGTGCGGCACAGCAGGATCACGCCCTTGTCCGGGTAGGCCAGGTAGGGCTCGACCGAATCGCGCCCCATGTAGGGGTTCACCGTGACCGCATCGGCCTTGTAGCGTTCGAAGGACTCGACCGCGTACTGCTCGGCGGTGCTGCCGATGTCGCCGCGCTTGGCGTCGAGCACCACCGGCGTGCCGGGATGCCTGGCGTGGATGTGCTCGATCAGCGCTTCGAGCTGGTCTTCGGCGCGGCGCGCGGCGAAGTGGGCGATCTGCGGCTTGAAGCAGCACACGGCGTCCGCCGTGACATCGACGATGGCCTTGCAGAACTCGAAGATGGCGTCCGGACGTCCCTGCAGATGGGCCGGGAACCTGGCCGGATCGGGATCGAGGCCGACGCACAGCAGGCTGTTGCGCTGCTGCCAGGCGGCCTTCAGGGCGGTCATGAAGTGCATGATGGTTCCTGGATGATGGCGGGCGCAATGATAAGCCCGATGAAGCGCGCCGCGCACCGCGAAGGCTCGGGCCGCGGCCCGGGAACCGTCCGGCGCAGGCCATGCGGCCGGCGCCGGTTGCAGCACGGATAGGTCAGATATTCAGGATCTTCATCGCCTTGGCCAGGGTATCGATCGACTCCTGGTGCTTTCCGGCGTCGTGCAGCGCCTCGCCTTCGGCCCGCAGCTTCTTGACCTCGGCCATCTGCTCGCTGCTCAGCGACGGATTCTTCGACAGCGCCTCGTCGATCTTCTTCATGTCGGCCGGGCAATGGAAGGCCAGCGCGGCCGCCGACAGCAGCATCGCCGCCACCCCTGCCAGCATGTGCATCCCGTTCATCATCATCTCCTCGGCTTGCGGGCCAATTCCCGCGAGGGGTTGACCGGCACCACGCCCGAGGGTTGCGGCAGGATCAGAAGCGGCGCAGCAGGTCGTCGAGGAACACGCCGGCGAAAATCGCCGCCCCCACCCAGTTGTTGTGGCGGAACGCCTTGAAGCAGTTGGCGCGGTCGCGCTCGCGGATCAGCGTGTAGTGATAGCCGGCGATGCCGGCCGCGCCGAGCAGGCCGGCGAAATAGAGCGGGCCGCGGGCGGCGGCGACGCCGACCGCCGCCAGCAGCGCGAACGCCGCGGCATAGCACAGCATCACCGCCGCGACGTCGAAGCGCCCGAAGGTGATCGCCGAGGTCTTGATGCCGATCTTGAGGTCGTCGGGGCGATCGACCATCGCATACTCGGTGTCGTAGGCCACTGCCCAGCAGATGTTCGCCAGCAGCATCACCCAGGCGATGGCCGGCACCTCGCCGAGGATCGCGGCAAAACCCATCGGGATGCCGAAGCCGAAGGCGATGCCCAGGTACGCCTGCGGGATGGCGAAGAAGCGCTTGGTGAACGGATAGCTCGCCGCCAGGAACAGCGCCGGCACCGACAGCCAGATCACCAGCGGCTGGAGCGGCAGGATCAGGATGAAGGCCGCGGCCGACAGCCCCGCCGCCAGCAGCAGGGCCTCGCGCGGGCTCACCGCGCGGGTGGCGAGCGGACGGCTCCGGGTACGCTCGACGTGGCCATCGAAGTCGCGGTCGGCGTAGTCGTTGATCACGCAGCCGGCCGAGCGCATCAGCAGCGTACCCAGCGCGAAGATCAGCAGCACGTGGAGCGGCGGCACGCCGTCCGCCGCGATCCACAGCGCCCACAGCGTGGGCCACAGCAGCAGCAGCGTGCCGATCGGCTTGTCGAGCCGCATCAGGCGGACGTAGTGGGGCAGTTTGGCACTCAGTGTCATCGTGTTCATCATCGGGGCAGATCGAATATCGCAGGCAGAAAGAATTCGCTCACCAGCAGGGCGCGGCCGTGCAGGCGGAACAGCGAGCGGCGCGCCCACGACTGCCGCGGCAGCGGGGCGCCGTCGTGCACGGCGAGCGCGGAACGCGCCCGATGATAACGCGCATCGCGCGCATCGAAACGCATGCAGCTCAGCGGCGAACGGCTGATCGCCGGATCGGCGAACAGCGCCTCGCCCAGCGGCCGCGACCCCATGCCGTGGAACAGGTTCCAGGCGCCGCGCACGTTGCGCCGCGGCAGCAGCGAACGCCCGAACACCACCGGCCGGCCGTCGGCCAGCAGCAGCACCTCGCGCACCCAGACCCGCTCGCCCGCACGCAGGCCGAGCAAGGCTGCCTCGTCGAGCCGCGCGCTGCCCGGCCCCTGGAACAACAGGCGCACGGCGAAATGCGTGCAGCGCGCACGGATGCGCGAGGTCAGCGAGGCAGGATCGGTCAGCCAGGGGATCAGGGCGGACGGGACGCCGGCGCGCGGCGGTGCCGGGCGCCAGGTTTCGCGGTGGAGTCGGGTACGCATGAGGGGCAAGGCGGTTCGGAGCGGCATTCTAGCAAGCCGATCGGGCAGCCGGCCCGACGACGGCCACGACGGAACGAGACGACTCACACCCCACCCCAGGCACGCAACCGCGCAGGGATTCGGCGCCGGGGATTCGCGGAACGGGCGAGGACTGTCCGACAAGACGACTCACACCCCGCCCCAGGCACGCAACCGCGCAGCGATCCGGTGCCGGGGATTCGTGGAGCGGGCGAGGACTGTCCGAGCACCGAGCGCAGCGAGGGCGAGTTCCGCAGCCCGACGGAACGAATCCCCGGCGCCGGATCGCGGGAAGCACGCAATGGCGCCCGCAACCCCTCCGAACAGCCGGCCAGAAACACTCAAGCGCGCAGCAACGCCTCCCGCCCGCCCAGCCAGCGCGCCATCAGCCGCTCGGCCGCCTGCGGCATGTCGCGCAGCATCTGCTCGGCCAGTGTGCGCGCCGGCTCGATCAGGTCGACGTCGCCCTCCAGGCTGGCGTAGCGCAGCAGCGGCAGGCCGCTCTGGCGCGCGCCGACGAACTCGCCGGGGCCGCGGATGCGCAGGTCGGCACGGGCGATCTCGAAACCGTCGGTGTGCTCGTAGATCACCTTCAGGCGCTCACGGCCCGTCTGCGACAGCGGCTGGGCGTAGATGAGGATGCACACCGACTCCGCACTGCCGCGCCCGACGCGGCCGCGCAACTGATGCAGTTGCGCCAGGCCGAAGCGCTCGGCGTGCTCGATCACCATCAGGCTGGCGTTGGGCACGTCCACGCCGACCTCGATGACGGTGGTGGCCACCAGCACGTCAAGCTCATGGGCGGCGAAGGCCGCCATCGTCGCCGACTTCCCGTCGGCCTTCAGCTTGCCGTGCAGCAGGCCGATGCGCAGCTCCGGCAGCGCGGCGGACAAGGTCTCGAAGGTTTCGAGCGCGGTCTGCAGTTGCAGCGTCTCGGACTCCTCGATCAGCGGGCACACCCAGTAAGCCTGGCGCCCCTCGCTGCAGGCGGCGCGCAGCCGGCCGATGACCTCGTCGCGGCGCGCATCGGACACCAGCCGCGTGCGGATCGGCGTGCGGCCCGGCGGCAGTTCGTCGAGCACCGACACATCGAGGTCGGCGTAGTGCGTCATCGCCAGCGTGCGCGGGATGGGCGTGGCCGACATCATCAGCATGTGGGGCCGCAGGCCGGCGCCTTCGCCGGCGATGCCCTTCTCGCGCAGGGCCAGGCGCTGGCGCACGCCGAAGCGGTGCTGCTCGTCCACGACGGCCAGCGCCAGCCGGGGCAGGTTCACCGGGTCTTCGATCAGGGCATGCGTGCCGACCGCCAGCAACGCCTCGCCGCTGCGCAGGCGCTCGAGTTCGGCCTCGCGCTCGCGCTTCTTCCTGCTGCCCGACAGCCAGACCACGTGCAGGCCGAGCGGCTCCAGCCAGGCGGCGAGCTTCTTCCAGTGCTGTTCGGCAAGGATTTCCGTCGGCGCCATCAGCGCCGCCTGGTAACCGTTCTCGGCCGCCTGCAGCATCGCCAGCGCGGCGACGATGGTCTTGCCGCTGCCGACGTCGCCCTGCAGCAGGCGCTGCATCGGATGCGCCGCCGCGAGATCGGCGGCGATCTCGGCAACGGCGCGCGCCTGCGCCCCGGTCAGCCGGAAGGGCAGTTGCGCCAGCAGCGCGTCCGTCAGCTCGCGGCGCGCCGGCAAGGCGGCCGCGCCGCGCGCGCGGCGGGCGTTGTAGGCGCGGCGCAGCGACATCTGCTGCACCAGCAGTTCCTCGAACTTGATGCGCCGCCAGGCCGAATGATGCCGCTGCTCCAGCGCCGCCGGATCGGCATCCGGAGCCGGATGGTGCAACGCGCGGACTGCGTCGGCGAAAGACGGCAGGAGCAGCGCATCGCATACCGCCGGCGGCAGCGGATCGTCCAGCGGCGACACCGCCAGCGCGCGGTCGATCAGCCTGCGCAGCGTCGCCTGCCCCAGGCCCGCCGTCGTCGGATACACCGGCGTCAGCGCCTCGGGCAACCCTTCGCCGGCCGCCACCGGCCGCAGCCGCGGATGCACCATCTCGTCGCCGAAGAAGCCGCCGCGCACCTCGCCGAACAGCCGCACACGGCGGCCGGGCGCCAGCATCTTCTGCTGCGACGGGTAGAAATTGAGCCAGCGCGCCACCAGCGTGCCCGATGCGTCGCGGACCCGGGCGACGAGCTGGCGGCGCGGATGCGGGGTGACTTCGCAGGACGACACCTCGCCCTCGACCTGTGCCGGAAAGCCGGGGCGCACGGCCTCGATCGGCGTGATGCGGGTCTCGTCCTCGTAGCGCAGCGGCAGATGCAGGACGAGATCTTCCGGCCGGTGGATGTCGAGCTTCGCCAGGCGGCCGGCGAGCTGGGAGCCGACGCCCGCCCAGCCGCGCGCAGCCGGCGCGGGCGCCGCCGGAGATGCATCCTGCGCGGCAGGCTTCGAGGCGGACGCGGACGGCAATCTGGAAAAGGGAAGCGGTCGGCGAACGGGCCGGCCCGCGGGACCGGTCCGTTCGCAGCGGCAGCCCGGGTCAGCCGAGAACCAGGATGGCGTCGGCCTCGACCACCGCGCCGCGCGGCAGCTCCTTCACGCCGACGGCGGCGCGCGCCGGATACGGCTCGGCGAAGTAGCGCGCCATCACCTCGTTCACCTTGGCGAAGTTCCCCAGGTCGGTCAGGAAGATCGTCAGCTTGACGGCGTCGGCGAGCGAGCCGCCGGCCGCCTCGGCAAGCGCCTTCAGGTTCTCGAACACGCGCACGGTCTGCGCCTCGAAACCCTCGGCCATCTGCATGGAGACAGGGTCGAGGCCGATCTGCCCGGAGATGTAGACCGTGTTGCCCGCCTTCACCGCCTGCGAATAGGTGCCGATGGCGGCCGGAGCGTTCGGCGTGGAAACGATGCTGCGGCTCATGAACTCATCCTCGCGTGTTTGAAATCACAGGATTCTAACCCCTGCCGGACTACGGACACGCTTCCGCCCGCCGCGGTGCGTACGGCCGCGCTCAGCGCTGCGCCATGGCACGGACCAGTTCGGCCTCGGCCAGCGTGATGCCGCAGCGCTCCGCAATGGCGGCGGCCTCGACGCCGCGGCGCGCATACGCGAGGGCCGCGTCGTATTCGGGCGAGACGCCGGCCGGCGCCGGCGCCAGCCGCTCGCGCAGATCCTCGACGTCGGCGCGCAGGCCGGCGATGGTCCGGTCCTGCTCGGCGCACCGCTGCTGCAGCCGCTCCAATTCGCGGTGCAGGTGCTGCCACTCGAACGACCTGCGGAAGGCATCGTCATCCGTGACCGCGGCAGGCTGCGGCCGCAGTTCGGGCGCGTAGTCGAAATCGTCGTCCGCCGCATCGGACTCGTCGTCTTCGGCCTGCGGCGGAGCCGGCTGCCGGGCCCCGCCCGCCGCCGCTGCATCCACCCCGGTCTTGCCGCGCGCGGGCACCAGCCCGCGCGCACGCACGTACCACCACGCGCCGGCCGCCACCGCCAGGGCCAGCAGGACGCCTCCGACGGCCAGCAGATCGACGGCCACCTAGACCTCCGCCAGACCGGTGGAACCAGCTTGCGGCACGGACACGCGGGAAGCAGGGGCAAAAGCGATCATCGACGGCGGGGACGGGCTGAATTGAACCGATAATAGCGACCACCCTTGGCACAGACAAACGCCGATGCCGTTCGATACCTCGCTGCTGCTTTTCTGGCTGAAGAAACTCGTCGCCCTCGTGGTACTGCCGCCGCTGATGCCCCTGCTGCTCGTCGCAGCCGGGCTGTTGCTGCTGCGCCGCCGCCGGCGCCTCGGCCTGGGGCTGGCCTGGCTCGGCGTCGCGCTGCAGCTGCTGCTGGTCTTTCCTCCCGCCGTCGGCTTACTGCTGGCCCCGCTGGAGGCGCAGCCGGTGCTGCAGCCAGCGGCCGCCCGCGGCGCCCAGGCCATCGTGATCCTGGGGGCGGGCAAGCGCGACCATGCACCGGAGTTCGGCGGCGAAACCGTGAACCGGCTCGCGCTGGAACGGCTGCGCTACGGCGCGCGCCTGGCGCGCGAAAGCGGCCTGCCGGTGCTGGTGAGCGGCGGCGCGCCGACCGGCGAGCAGCCTGAAGCCGTGCTGATGCGGCAAAGCCTGATCGAGGATTTCGGCGTCACGCCGCGCTGGGTCGAGGCCGGATCGCGCGACACCCGCGACAATGCCCGCCTGTCGGCGCTGCAGTTGAAGGAGGCCGGCGTGCACCGTGTGCTACTGGTCACCCATGCGGCGCACATGCCGCGTGCGCGCGCCGAGTTCGCGGCACAGGGCCTCGACGTGGTGCCGGCGCCCACCGCCTGGCTGGGCAGCCACGAATCGCAGGACCACAGGCTGGCGCTGCTGCCCAGCCAGAACACGGCCTACGCCGGCTGGTACGCCCTGCACGAATGGCTGGGCCTGATCGCCTACCGGCTGTCGCGCTGAAGGGCGGCGCCCGCGGCACTCACGCCTTCCTGAACACCGCCCTGCGCTTTTCCAGGAAGGCCGTCACGCCCTCGGCAAAGTCCGCCGTCGCGCCGCAGCGTGCGAAGGCTTCGGCCTCGCTCTGCAGTTGCGATTCGATCTGGTTGCCGTGCGAATCGGCGAGCAGGCGCTTGATTTCCGCGTAGGCGTGGCGCGGCCCGCTCGCGAGCCGTTCCGCCAGCAGGCCAACCTCGGCGTCCAGCTCGGCTGCGGGCACGCAGCGATTGACGAGGCCCAGCCGCAGGGCCTGCGCCGCGTCGAAGCGCTCGCCCAGCAGCAACAGCTCGGCGGCCTTGCGCCGGCCGACGATGCGGGGCAGGAAATACGAGGCGCCGCCGTCGCCCGGCAGCCCGATCGCCGAGTAGGCGGTGGCGAACGTCGCGTCGTCGGCGCATACGGCAAGATCGCAGCCGACCATCAGCGACAGGCCGAACCCGGCGCAGGCGCCGCGCACCTTGGCGACCACCGGCTGGCCCAGGCTCTGCAGCGTCTCGACGGTGGGGTTGATGTACTGCACGATCATCGCCTTGAACGCGGCCAGGCGCGCCTCGGGCGACAGATGCAGGTGGCGCGCGAAGTCCTTCAGGTCGCCTCCCGCCATGAAGTGATCGCCCGCGCCGGTGACGACCACCACGCCCACATCCTTGCGCCCGGCGAGTTCGCGCGCGGCGGCCGAAAGGTCCTGCATCATCTCGACCGACAGCGCGTTGAGCGCGCCGGGTCGGTTCAGCGTCAGGGTGGCGACGCCGCTGGCGACGTCGAGCAATGCGGTTCCGGCCATTGCAATAGCTCCTGCTCCTGTCGGGATGCGCGTCCGGCGGACGAACCCGGACCCGCTCCCTGCACGCCGCGCGGCGGTCAGACCCGCTCGAAGACGCCCGCCGCGCCCATGCCGGTGCCGATGCACATGCTGATCATGCCGTAGCGCAGGTTGGCGTCGCGCTGCATGGCCGACATCAGCGTGGCGGTACGGATCGCGCCGGTTGCGCCCAGCGGATGGCCCAGTGCGATGGCGCCGCCCTGCGGATTCACGCGGGCGGGATCGAGGCCGAGCTGCCCGATGACCGCCAGCGCCTGCGCCGCGAAGGCTTCGTTCAGTTCGATCCAGTCCACTTCGTCCTGCGCGATGCCTGCCTGCGCCAGGGCGCGCGGGATGGCCTCCACCGGCCCGATGCCCATCACCGCAGGCGGGACGCCCGCCACCGCATACGCCGCGACGCGCGCGATGGGCACGGCGCCGCTGCGCCTGAGCGCGGCCTCGCTCATCAGCAGTACGGCGGCCGCGCCGTCCGACATCTGCGAGCTGTTGCCGGCCGTCACCGAACCGCGTGCGGCAAAGACGGGCTTCAATCTGGCGAGGCTCTCGACGGAGGAGTCGGCACGCGGCCCTTCGTCGTGCCGCACCACGCTCTCCACGATGCGCACCGCTCCATCCTCGCCCGGCAGGTGGCTGCGCACGGTATAGGGCGCGATCTCGCCGGCGAAGCGGCCGTCGGCGATGGCCGCGCAGGCGCGACGGTGCGATTCGGCGGCGAAGGCGTCCTGGTCTTCGCGGCCCACCCGCCACTGCTCGGCGACCTTTTCCGCGGTCAGCCCCATGCCGAAGGCGATGCTGCGGTTTTCCGCATGGGCGAAGATCTCCGGATTGATGCTCACCTTGTTGCCCATGATCTGCGGCATCGCGCTCATGCTCTCGGTGCCGGCGGCGATCATCACGTCGGCCTCGCCCAGCCGGATGCGGGCCGCGGCATCGGCCACCGCCTGCAGCCCGGAGGCGCAGAAGCGGTTGATCGTCACGCCCGGCACGCGCTCGGGCAGGCCGGCCAGCAGCAGGCCGATGCGGGCGACGTTCATGCCCTGCTCGGCCTCGGGCATCGCGCAGCCCGCGATGACGTCGCCGATCTCCTGCGGATCGAGCCCCGGCACCTTCGCCACCACGGCGCGCAGCACGTGCGCCAGCATGTCGTCCGGGCGCACGCGGCGGAAGACGCCGTTGCGCCGGCCCACCGGGGTGCGGACGGCGGCGACGATGTAGGCATCCTGGATCTGTCTGCTCATGCCCGTCTCCGTGTCAGTTGCGCAGCGGCTTGCCGGTTTCCAGCATGTGCCCGATGCGCTGCTGCGTCTTGTGCGTCTTCAGCAGTTCGACGAACTGCGCCCGCTCGACGTCGAGTATCCACTGTTCGCTGACCTGCGTTCCGCTGTCGACCTCGCCGCCGCACAGGGCGGTGGCCGCGGCCTTGGCGACGCGGTAGTCGTGCGGCGAGATCATCCCGCCTTCGGCCATGTTGAGCAGCAGCATCTCGCAGGTGGCGATGCCGTTGCGCCCGGCCACGATGACCGCGCGCTGCGGCAGGGGCGGATGCCAGCCCGCTTCCGCCAGCGCGCGCGCGCGGCGGATGGCCACGTACAACAGTTCGGCGGCGTTGAAGACGATGTCGTCGCCCGCGCGTGCGAAGCCGAGCTGCACCGCCTCGAGCGCGCTCTTGGCCACCGTCGCCATGGCGATGGTCTGGAAGGCGTTCTGGATGTAGGGGAACACGTCGCCGCCCGCGGCGCGCTGCGCCATCGCGTGGGCCTGCAGGGCGAATTCCTTGCTGCCGCCGCCGGCCGGTATCAGGCCGACGCCCGCCTCCACCAGGCCGATGTAGCTCTCCAGCGCCAGCACGCGGTGCGCCGCGTGCATCAGGAACTCGCAGCCGCCGCCCAGCGCCATGCCCTGCACCGCGGCCACCACCGGGATCTGCGCATGCCGGATCGTCATCGCCGTGTGCTGGAAGCGGGCCACCATGCGATCGAGCAGGTCGAAGCGGTGCGCATGGCATGCCTGCGCCACCTGCTGCAGGTTGGCGCCGACGGCGAACGGCGGTTCATGCCAGATCACCAGGCCGTCGAGATCGGCTTGCGCACGCGCGATGGCCTCGAGGATGCCGTCCATCACGTCGTCGCCGATCGCGTGCATCTTGGAAGTGATCGACAGGATGCCGATGCCCGCGTCCTGGTCCGGCCGCCGCCACAGCCGCACGCCGGTGTTCTCCCACAGCAGTTCGCCGCGGTCCGCGGGCGCCTCGCCGAACACGCGGTCGGGATAGAGCTGGCGCCGGTAGACCGGCAGCGCGGTGCGTGGCTCGAGCACGCCCTCGGCCGCGCTCCACGATCCGGACGGCGCATGGACGCCGTCGCGCTCGCCCACCCAGGCCGGCAGCGGCACGTTCGCCATCGCGCGGCCATGATCGATGTCTTCCTGGATCAGCCGGGCGACGGCGCGCCAGCCGGCGGCCTGCCAGGTCTCGAACGGCCCCATCGTCCAGCCGAAGCCCCAGCGCATCGCCAGGTCGATGTCGCGCGCGTTGTCGGCGATGTCGGCCAGATGCACGGCGCAGTAGTGGAACACGTCGCGGAACACCGACCACAGGAACTGCGCCTGGGGATGCGGATGCGCCGCCAGTTCGGCGAACTTCTCTCCCGCATCGCGCAGCTTGAGGATGTCCTCGACGTCGGGGAAGACCTCGCCGCCGCTGTCGACGTAGTCCTGCCGGTGCAGGTCGAGCACCAGGATGCGCTTGCCGTCCTTGCGATAGATGCCGGCGCCGCTCTTCTGGCCGAGCGCACCGCGCGCGATCAGCACCTGGAGCCATTCGGGGGTGCGGAAGTGGCTGCTCCACGGGTCGTCGGCCAGCGTCGCCTGCATCGTGTCGATGACGTGGGCCACCGTGTCCAGGCCGACCACGTCGGCGGTGCGGAAGGTCGCGCTCTTGGGACGGCCGATGCGCGGCCCGGTGAGCAGGTCCACCTCG
This DNA window, taken from Thauera sp. K11, encodes the following:
- the pyrF gene encoding orotidine-5'-phosphate decarboxylase; the protein is MHFMTALKAAWQQRNSLLCVGLDPDPARFPAHLQGRPDAIFEFCKAIVDVTADAVCCFKPQIAHFAARRAEDQLEALIEHIHARHPGTPVVLDAKRGDIGSTAEQYAVESFERYKADAVTVNPYMGRDSVEPYLAYPDKGVILLCRTSNPGGSDLQFLDVGAPGGSLKLYEHVARLVAEEWNAGGNCGLVVGATFPAEIARVRALTGDMPLLVPGIGAQGGDVPATVAAGRTADGTGLMINSSRAILYAGAMSAESEGFAAAARQAALATRDAINACR
- the ubiA gene encoding 4-hydroxybenzoate octaprenyltransferase, which codes for MMNTMTLSAKLPHYVRLMRLDKPIGTLLLLWPTLWALWIAADGVPPLHVLLIFALGTLLMRSAGCVINDYADRDFDGHVERTRSRPLATRAVSPREALLLAAGLSAAAFILILPLQPLVIWLSVPALFLAASYPFTKRFFAIPQAYLGIAFGFGIPMGFAAILGEVPAIAWVMLLANICWAVAYDTEYAMVDRPDDLKIGIKTSAITFGRFDVAAVMLCYAAAFALLAAVGVAAARGPLYFAGLLGAAGIAGYHYTLIRERDRANCFKAFRHNNWVGAAIFAGVFLDDLLRRF
- a CDS encoding chorismate--pyruvate lyase family protein — encoded protein: MRTRLHRETWRPAPPRAGVPSALIPWLTDPASLTSRIRARCTHFAVRLLFQGPGSARLDEAALLGLRAGERVWVREVLLLADGRPVVFGRSLLPRRNVRGAWNLFHGMGSRPLGEALFADPAISRSPLSCMRFDARDARYHRARSALAVHDGAPLPRQSWARRSLFRLHGRALLVSEFFLPAIFDLPR
- the recG gene encoding ATP-dependent DNA helicase RecG; its protein translation is MPSASASKPAAQDASPAAPAPAARGWAGVGSQLAGRLAKLDIHRPEDLVLHLPLRYEDETRITPIEAVRPGFPAQVEGEVSSCEVTPHPRRQLVARVRDASGTLVARWLNFYPSQQKMLAPGRRVRLFGEVRGGFFGDEMVHPRLRPVAAGEGLPEALTPVYPTTAGLGQATLRRLIDRALAVSPLDDPLPPAVCDALLLPSFADAVRALHHPAPDADPAALEQRHHSAWRRIKFEELLVQQMSLRRAYNARRARGAAALPARRELTDALLAQLPFRLTGAQARAVAEIAADLAAAHPMQRLLQGDVGSGKTIVAALAMLQAAENGYQAALMAPTEILAEQHWKKLAAWLEPLGLHVVWLSGSRKKREREAELERLRSGEALLAVGTHALIEDPVNLPRLALAVVDEQHRFGVRQRLALREKGIAGEGAGLRPHMLMMSATPIPRTLAMTHYADLDVSVLDELPPGRTPIRTRLVSDARRDEVIGRLRAACSEGRQAYWVCPLIEESETLQLQTALETFETLSAALPELRIGLLHGKLKADGKSATMAAFAAHELDVLVATTVIEVGVDVPNASLMVIEHAERFGLAQLHQLRGRVGRGSAESVCILIYAQPLSQTGRERLKVIYEHTDGFEIARADLRIRGPGEFVGARQSGLPLLRYASLEGDVDLIEPARTLAEQMLRDMPQAAERLMARWLGGREALLRA
- a CDS encoding RidA family protein is translated as MSRSIVSTPNAPAAIGTYSQAVKAGNTVYISGQIGLDPVSMQMAEGFEAQTVRVFENLKALAEAAGGSLADAVKLTIFLTDLGNFAKVNEVMARYFAEPYPARAAVGVKELPRGAVVEADAILVLG
- a CDS encoding DUF2802 domain-containing protein, whose translation is MAVDLLAVGGVLLALAVAAGAWWYVRARGLVPARGKTGVDAAAAGGARQPAPPQAEDDESDAADDDFDYAPELRPQPAAVTDDDAFRRSFEWQHLHRELERLQQRCAEQDRTIAGLRADVEDLRERLAPAPAGVSPEYDAALAYARRGVEAAAIAERCGITLAEAELVRAMAQR
- a CDS encoding YdcF family protein, producing the protein MPFDTSLLLFWLKKLVALVVLPPLMPLLLVAAGLLLLRRRRRLGLGLAWLGVALQLLLVFPPAVGLLLAPLEAQPVLQPAAARGAQAIVILGAGKRDHAPEFGGETVNRLALERLRYGARLARESGLPVLVSGGAPTGEQPEAVLMRQSLIEDFGVTPRWVEAGSRDTRDNARLSALQLKEAGVHRVLLVTHAAHMPRARAEFAAQGLDVVPAPTAWLGSHESQDHRLALLPSQNTAYAGWYALHEWLGLIAYRLSR
- a CDS encoding enoyl-CoA hydratase/isomerase family protein, which gives rise to MAGTALLDVASGVATLTLNRPGALNALSVEMMQDLSAAARELAGRKDVGVVVVTGAGDHFMAGGDLKDFARHLHLSPEARLAAFKAMIVQYINPTVETLQSLGQPVVAKVRGACAGFGLSLMVGCDLAVCADDATFATAYSAIGLPGDGGASYFLPRIVGRRKAAELLLLGERFDAAQALRLGLVNRCVPAAELDAEVGLLAERLASGPRHAYAEIKRLLADSHGNQIESQLQSEAEAFARCGATADFAEGVTAFLEKRRAVFRKA
- a CDS encoding acetyl-CoA C-acyltransferase gives rise to the protein MSRQIQDAYIVAAVRTPVGRRNGVFRRVRPDDMLAHVLRAVVAKVPGLDPQEIGDVIAGCAMPEAEQGMNVARIGLLLAGLPERVPGVTINRFCASGLQAVADAAARIRLGEADVMIAAGTESMSAMPQIMGNKVSINPEIFAHAENRSIAFGMGLTAEKVAEQWRVGREDQDAFAAESHRRACAAIADGRFAGEIAPYTVRSHLPGEDGAVRIVESVVRHDEGPRADSSVESLARLKPVFAARGSVTAGNSSQMSDGAAAVLLMSEAALRRSGAVPIARVAAYAVAGVPPAVMGIGPVEAIPRALAQAGIAQDEVDWIELNEAFAAQALAVIGQLGLDPARVNPQGGAIALGHPLGATGAIRTATLMSAMQRDANLRYGMISMCIGTGMGAAGVFERV
- a CDS encoding 3-hydroxyacyl-CoA dehydrogenase/enoyl-CoA hydratase family protein, whose product is MSRFMIRKVAVLGAGVMGAQIAAHCASADVPVILFDLPAKEGPPNGIAAKSLAGLGKLDPAPFATRDRAQHVEPADYGSDLARLGECDLVIEAIAERMDWKLDLYARVAPHLKPGAVFASNTSGLSIQALAAGMPPDRRPRFCGIHFFNPPRYMPLVELIPAAETEPAMLDGLETWLTTRLGKNIVRARDTPNFVANRVGVFSILAVMHHTARLGLAFDEVDLLTGPRIGRPKSATFRTADVVGLDTVAHVIDTMQATLADDPWSSHFRTPEWLQVLIARGALGQKSGAGIYRKDGKRILVLDLHRQDYVDSGGEVFPDVEDILKLRDAGEKFAELAAHPHPQAQFLWSVFRDVFHYCAVHLADIADNARDIDLAMRWGFGWTMGPFETWQAAGWRAVARLIQEDIDHGRAMANVPLPAWVGERDGVHAPSGSWSAAEGVLEPRTALPVYRRQLYPDRVFGEAPADRGELLWENTGVRLWRRPDQDAGIGILSITSKMHAIGDDVMDGILEAIARAQADLDGLVIWHEPPFAVGANLQQVAQACHAHRFDLLDRMVARFQHTAMTIRHAQIPVVAAVQGMALGGGCEFLMHAAHRVLALESYIGLVEAGVGLIPAGGGSKEFALQAHAMAQRAAGGDVFPYIQNAFQTIAMATVAKSALEAVQLGFARAGDDIVFNAAELLYVAIRRARALAEAGWHPPLPQRAVIVAGRNGIATCEMLLLNMAEGGMISPHDYRVAKAAATALCGGEVDSGTQVSEQWILDVERAQFVELLKTHKTQQRIGHMLETGKPLRN